In Xyrauchen texanus isolate HMW12.3.18 chromosome 23, RBS_HiC_50CHRs, whole genome shotgun sequence, a genomic segment contains:
- the her5 gene encoding hairy-related 5, with the protein MSNQSADMPQQKDSRRVPKPLMEKRRRDRINQSLETLRTLLLENTHNEKLMNPKVEKAEILESVVHFLRAEQGSETDPHQINRGKRGRTEESDEDMRSPCKRQSYRNGMRTCLLRVSHFIASKSHEFEQGAEEACENLQHKPLDRPTLSTMSATPLQRETQMHLYDDSSLLAQQQLTHVQLGNSCPPSICSKLAKITVLSVPTMTSSSKQPVMLCDPVWRPWPQ; encoded by the exons ATGAGCAACCAATCTGCTGACATGCCGCAACAAAAAGACTCGAGACGG GTACCAAAGCCTCTCATGGAGAAAAGGAGGAGAGATCGCATTAATCAAAGCCTGGAAACATTGAGGACACTACTACTGGAGAACACACACAATGAG AAACTCATGAATCCAAAAGTGGAAAAGGCTGAAATCCTGGAAAGTGTTGTGCATTTCCTAAGAGCTGAACAAGGATCAGAGACTGACCCTCATCAGATCAACAGAGGAAAAAGGGGGCGCACAGAAGAGTCTGATGAAGACATGAGATCACCTTGCAAACGTCAGAGCTACCGTAATGGAATGAGGACATGTCTCCTACGAGTCAGCCATTTCATTGCAAGCAAGAGCCATGAGTTTGAGCAGGGAGCAGAGGAAGCATGTGAAAACCTTCAACACAAACCACTAGACCGCCCAACACTGTCAACAATGTCTGCTACACCACTCCAAAGAGAAACTCAGATGCATCTCTATGATGATTCATCTCTATTAGCACAACAACAACTCACTCATGTCCAATTGGGCAATTCCTGCCCACCGTCCATCTGTTCAAAACTTGCAAAAATAACTGTTCTGTCTGTCCCCACTATGACTTCAAGTTCTAAACAACCTGTAATGCTATGTGACCCTGTCTGGAGACCTTGGCCACAATAG
- the LOC127617231 gene encoding prefoldin subunit 6-like, translated as MAEVIQKKLQSEVDKYQQLQKDVSKSMSARQKLEAQLTENNIVKEELDLLDSQNTVYKLIGPVLVKQDLDEAKATVGKRLEYINGEIQRYENLLKDMERKSEQQREVLSSLQQEYQRAQGHPVGKV; from the exons ATGGCTGAAGTTATTCAGAAGAAATTACAGTCTGAAGTGGATAAATATCAACAGCTGCAAAAAG ATGTCAGCAAAAGTATGTCAGCAAGACAGAAACTGGAGGCACAGTTGACTGAAAATAATATTGTTAAGGAG GAGCTTGATTTGTTGGATAGCCAAAATACAGTTTACAAATTAATTGGGCCAGTTCTTGTAAAACAGGATCTAGATGAAGCCAAAGCAACAGTGGGAAAGAGATTGGAATACATTAATGGTGAAAT TCAGCGCTATGAAAATTTACTGAAGGACATGGAGAGGAAGTCTGAGCAGCAACGAGAAGTTCTATCCAGCCTACAGCAGGAGTACCAGCGTGCTCAGGGTCACCCAGTTGGGAAGGTCTAA